The following are from one region of the Camelus dromedarius isolate mCamDro1 chromosome 16, mCamDro1.pat, whole genome shotgun sequence genome:
- the DHRS11 gene encoding dehydrogenase/reductase SDR family member 11, with amino-acid sequence MRPLAEERRVEPGAKAGQSGGGSRRDSGWGKSAADASAVNRERPGPCDLGRSSAIQVPGSPNEVGGWLGTLARAGMERWRDRLALVTGASGGIGAAVARALVQQGLKVVGCARTVGNIEELAAECKSAGYPGTLIPYRCDLSNEEDILSMFSAVRSQHSGVDICINNAGLAQPDTLLSGSTSGWKDMFNVNVLALSICTREAYQSMKERKVDDGHIINISSMSGHRVLPLSETHFYSATKFAVTALTEGLRQELREAQSHIRATCISPGVVETQFAFKLHDKDPEKAAATYEHMKCLKPEDVAEAVIYVLSTPPHVQIGDIQMRPTEQVT; translated from the exons ATGCGGCCGCTTGCCGAGGAGCGGAGGGTGGAGCCGGGGGCGAAGGCCGGCCAGAGTGGGGGCGGGTCCAGGCGCGACTCAGGCTGGGGCAAGTCCGCGGCGGATGCTTCAGCAGTGAACAGAGAGCGGCCGGGCCCTTGCGACCTGGGGCGGAGCTCCGCGATCCAAGTGCCCGGCTCCCCGAACGAGGTGGGCGGGTGGCTCGGGACCCTGGCCAGGGCCGGCATGGAGCGGTGGCGTGACCGGCTGGCACTGGTGACGGGAGCCTCGGGGGGCATCGGCGCGGCTGTGGCCCGGGCCTTGGTCCAACAGGGACTGAAGGTTGTGGGTTGTGCCCGCACCGTGGGCAACATTGAG GAGCTGGCGGCTGAATGTAAGAGTGCAGGCTACCCCGGGACTTTGATCCCCTACAGATGTGACCTGTCGAATGAGGAGGACATCCTCTCCATGTTCTCGGCTGTCCGCTCCCAGCACAGCGGTGTGGACATCTGCATCAACAACGCTGGCTTGGCCCAGCCAGACACCCTGCTCTCGGGCAGCACCAGCGGTTGGAAGGACATGTTCAAT GTGAATGTGCTGGCCCTCAGCATCTGCACGCGGGAAGCCTACCAGTCCATGAAGGAGCGCAAGGTGGATGACGGGCACATCATTAACATCAGCAG catGTCTGGCCATCGAGTGTTGCCCCTGTCCGAGACCCATTTCTATAGTGCTACCAAGTTCGCCGTCACTGCACTGACCGAGGGACTGAGGCAAGAGCTTCGGGAGGCCCAGAGCCACATCCGAGCCACG TGCATCTCTCCAGGAGTGGTGGAGACACAGTTTGCCTTCAAACTCCATGACAAGGACCCTGAGAAGGCAGCTGCCACCTATGAACACATGAAG TGTCTCAAACCTGAGGATGTGGCCGAGGCTGTCATCTATGTCCTCAGCACCCCACCCCATGTCCAG ATCGGAGACATCCAGATGAGGCCCACGGAGCAGGTGACCTAG
- the MRM1 gene encoding rRNA methyltransferase 1, mitochondrial isoform X1, whose translation MAPLAAFGGATWRCCGRLLKRPFSQAARRGERPGGEELSRLLLDDLAPTQRSAGGLELLFGLSPCLLALRASRRRVARLLLQAGRSGLQGERAELLRAAEARDIPVVRPRRQKLDVLCRYQVHQGVCMEVSPLWPRPWAEAGEAGPGDNPQQLWLVLEGLQDPRNLGAILRSAHFLGVDKVITSQRNSCPLTPVVSKASAGAMEVMDVFSTDDLAGFLQAKAQQGWLVAGTVGCLGPEISPSSEMPVTSCLEFLWDRPTLLVLGGERGLWSVPRGAGFLPASPYHPARPAAASWTRVLKCLRGCRNSSSLYLQPEEGCPCRGREKATSPRPPRALSLICRAQSRTAPRTVLRLRKGEAGRGLTGAFRGACPGGHTHPHAGMCQRLLPSCLSVYPGPCL comes from the exons ATGGCACCGCTGGCGGCCTTCGGGGGCGCGACCTGGCGTTGCTGCGGCCGCCTCCTCAAACGTCCTTTCTCCCAAGCGGCGCGCCGTGGAGAGCGGCCTGGCGGGGAGGAGCTAAGCCGCTTGCTCCTGGATGACCTGGCGCCGACCCAGCGGTCGGCCGGCGGTCTGGAGCTTCTGTTTGGCCTGTCCCCTTGTCTCCTGGCTCTGCGGGCCTCCCGCCGTCGCGTGGCCCGGCTCCTGCTCCAGGCCGGCAGGTCCGGGCTGCAGGGGGAGCGGGCCGAGCTGCTCCGCGCGGCTGAGGCGCGGGACATCCCAGTTGTGCGGCCCAGACGGCAGAAGCTGGACGTCCTGTGCCGCTACCAGGTCCACCAGGGCGTCTGCATGGAAGTGAGCCCCCTGTGGCCCCGGCCCTGGGCTGAGGCCGGGGAGGCGGGGCCAGGAGACAACCCCCAGCAGCTGTGGCTCGTCCTCGAGGGGCTCCAGGATCCCCGAAATCTTGGGGCCATTCTGCGCTCCGCTCACTTCCTCGGGGTGGATAAGGTCATCACCAGCCAGAGAAACAG TTGCCCGCTAACTCCGGTAGTCAGCAAGGCCAGCGCCGGGGCCATGGAGGTGATGGACGTGTTCTCCACTGATGACCTGGCTGGTTTTTTACAG GCCAAAGCCCAGCAGGGCTGGCTCGTGGCTGGCACGGTGGGCTGCCTGGGGCCTGAGATTTCCCCGTCCTCCGAGATGCCTGTCACCAGTTGCTTGGAGTTCCTCTGGGACCGGCCTACTCTCCTAGTGCTGGGTGG GGAACGAGGGCTCTGGTCTGTCCCCAGAGGTGCGGGCTTCCTGCCAGCTTCTCCTTACCATCCTGCCCGGCCGGCAGCTGCCTCGTGGACTCGAGTCCTTAAATGTCTCCGTGGCTGCAG GAATTCTTCTTCACTCTATCTGCAGCCAGAGGAAGGGTGTCcctgcagagggagagagaaagcaactTCTCCAAGACCCCCAAGAGCCCTCAGCCTCATCTGCAGGGCCCAGAGTCGCACAGCACCCAGGACGGTCCTCAGGCTCAGAAAAGGAGAGGCAGGACGGGGGCTGACTGGGGCTTTCCGAGGCGCGTGTCCTGGAGGGCACACACATCCGCACGCTGGAATGTGCCAGAGACTCTTACCTTCTTGCCTGAGTGTGTACCCAGGCCCCTGCTTATAA
- the MRM1 gene encoding rRNA methyltransferase 1, mitochondrial isoform X2 gives MAPLAAFGGATWRCCGRLLKRPFSQAARRGERPGGEELSRLLLDDLAPTQRSAGGLELLFGLSPCLLALRASRRRVARLLLQAGRSGLQGERAELLRAAEARDIPVVRPRRQKLDVLCRYQVHQGVCMEVSPLWPRPWAEAGEAGPGDNPQQLWLVLEGLQDPRNLGAILRSAHFLGVDKVITSQRNSCPLTPVVSKASAGAMEVMDVFSTDDLAGFLQAKAQQGWLVAGTVGCLGPEISPSSEMPVTSCLEFLWDRPTLLVLGNEGSGLSPEVRASCQLLLTILPGRQLPRGLESLNVSVAAGILLHSICSQRKGVPAEGERKQLLQDPQEPSASSAGPRVAQHPGRSSGSEKERQDGG, from the exons ATGGCACCGCTGGCGGCCTTCGGGGGCGCGACCTGGCGTTGCTGCGGCCGCCTCCTCAAACGTCCTTTCTCCCAAGCGGCGCGCCGTGGAGAGCGGCCTGGCGGGGAGGAGCTAAGCCGCTTGCTCCTGGATGACCTGGCGCCGACCCAGCGGTCGGCCGGCGGTCTGGAGCTTCTGTTTGGCCTGTCCCCTTGTCTCCTGGCTCTGCGGGCCTCCCGCCGTCGCGTGGCCCGGCTCCTGCTCCAGGCCGGCAGGTCCGGGCTGCAGGGGGAGCGGGCCGAGCTGCTCCGCGCGGCTGAGGCGCGGGACATCCCAGTTGTGCGGCCCAGACGGCAGAAGCTGGACGTCCTGTGCCGCTACCAGGTCCACCAGGGCGTCTGCATGGAAGTGAGCCCCCTGTGGCCCCGGCCCTGGGCTGAGGCCGGGGAGGCGGGGCCAGGAGACAACCCCCAGCAGCTGTGGCTCGTCCTCGAGGGGCTCCAGGATCCCCGAAATCTTGGGGCCATTCTGCGCTCCGCTCACTTCCTCGGGGTGGATAAGGTCATCACCAGCCAGAGAAACAG TTGCCCGCTAACTCCGGTAGTCAGCAAGGCCAGCGCCGGGGCCATGGAGGTGATGGACGTGTTCTCCACTGATGACCTGGCTGGTTTTTTACAG GCCAAAGCCCAGCAGGGCTGGCTCGTGGCTGGCACGGTGGGCTGCCTGGGGCCTGAGATTTCCCCGTCCTCCGAGATGCCTGTCACCAGTTGCTTGGAGTTCCTCTGGGACCGGCCTACTCTCCTAGTGCTGG GGAACGAGGGCTCTGGTCTGTCCCCAGAGGTGCGGGCTTCCTGCCAGCTTCTCCTTACCATCCTGCCCGGCCGGCAGCTGCCTCGTGGACTCGAGTCCTTAAATGTCTCCGTGGCTGCAG GAATTCTTCTTCACTCTATCTGCAGCCAGAGGAAGGGTGTCcctgcagagggagagagaaagcaactTCTCCAAGACCCCCAAGAGCCCTCAGCCTCATCTGCAGGGCCCAGAGTCGCACAGCACCCAGGACGGTCCTCAGGCTCAGAAAAGGAGAGGCAGGACGGGGGCTGA